A single window of Oreochromis aureus strain Israel breed Guangdong linkage group 5, ZZ_aureus, whole genome shotgun sequence DNA harbors:
- the olfml3b gene encoding olfactomedin-like protein 3A — translation MRGLVVLVTLACFATAQHQALIDYLERRLLAIEDRISLWHEQTTRYASELRELKQQMVSQLENLDKEKEALRMNIDSVGTRVDRVERELDYLETQNGAQPCVDVDDKLIEQQVTGVKEKQKSKYSQLSDCSDMISSIKAMKILKRVGGQKGTWTKDTNRASGKVYIFNGTEDDIIHAFASVQDFTRSSGMSLSSTLKLPSAWRGTGHVVYNNYVYYMSQADELKVVKHDLQNNSLTDSAVFPVQDHVPVYGLTPETVIDLAVDEEGLWAIYATQQNERYISLAKMDTSSLDIEQMWDTNCPRENAEAAFVICGTLYVVYNTKQPGRSRVQCVFDVNDMVTSEDAPLVYFPKRYGSHSSLKYNPHEKLLYAWDDGYQILYKLTMKKKLEI, via the exons ATGAGAGGACTTGTTGTCTTGGTAACTTTGGCGTGCTTTGCCACAGCTCAGCACCAAGCACTGATTGACTACTTGGAGCGGAGGCTGCTTGCTATTGAG GACAGGATATCTCTGTGGCACGAGCAGACCACCCGCTATGCCTCCGAGCTGCGGGAGCTGAAGCAGCAGATGGTTTCCCAGCTGGAGAACCTGGACAAAGAAAAAGAGGCACTGAGGATGAATATAGACAGCGTGGGGACCAGGGTGGACCGGGTCGAGCGGGAATTAGACTATCTGGAGACACAGAATGGGGCTCAGCCGTGTGTGGATGTGGACGACAAGCTAATAGAGCAGCAGGTGACTGGGGTGAAGGAGAAACAGAAGTCCAAATATTCACAACTCTCAG ACTGCAGCGACATGATCTCCAGCATAAAAGCCATGAAGATATTGAAGAGAGTCGGAGGGCAAAAGGGCACCTGGACTAAAGACACCAACAGGGCCTCTGGGAAGGTCTACATTTTTAACGGGACGGAAGACGACATCATCCACGCGTTTGCCTCTGTGCAAGACTTCACCCGCTCGTCGGGCATGTCTCTGTCCAGTACACTGAAGCTGCCGTCAGCCTGGAGGGGAACAGGCCACGTGGTCTACAACAACTACGTGTATTACATGAGTCAGGCTGACGAGTTAAAGGTGGTTAAACATGACCTGCAGAATAACTCTCTGACAGACAGCGCAGTGTTTCCAGTGCAGGACCATGTCCCCGTGTACGGTCTGACCCCAGAGACGGTGATAGACCTGGCTGTGGATGAGGAAGGCCTGTGGGCCATTTACGCCACACAGCAGAATGAAAGGTACATCTCTCTGGCTAAAATGGACACCAGCTCACTGGATATTGAGCAGATGTGGGACACAAATTGTCCCAGAGAGAATGCAGAGGCGGCCTTTGTCATCTGTGGCACTCTGTATGTGGTGTACAACACCAAGCAGCCTGGACGCTCACGAGTACAGTGTGTGTTCGACGTCAACGACATGGTGACCAGTGAAGATGCACCGCTGGTTTACTTTCCAAAACGCTACGGATCTCACTCAAGTCTGAAGTACAATCCCCACGAGAAGCTGCTCTACGCCTGGGATGATGGCTACCAGATCCTGTACAAGCTTACCATGAAGAAGAAACTAGAGATCTGA
- the cdk2 gene encoding cyclin-dependent kinase 2, whose amino-acid sequence MDSFQKVEKIGEGTYGVVYKAKNKVTGETVALKKIRLDTETEGVPSTAIREISLLKELSHPNIVKLRDVIHTENKLYLVFEFLHQDLKKFMDSSSVTGIPLPLVKSYLFQLLQGLAFCHSHRVLHRDLKPQNLLINAQGEIKLADFGLARAFGVPVRAYTHEVVTLWYRAPEILLGCKYYSTAVDIWSLGCIFAEMVTRRALFPGDSEIDQLFRIFRTLGTPDETVWPGVTSMPDYKPTFPKWARQDLSKVVPLLDEDGRELLGEMLNYDPNKRLSAKNALVHRFFRDVSMPLPHLRL is encoded by the exons ATGGACTCCTTTCAGAAAGTAGAGAAAATTGGAGAGGGCACGTATGGGGTGGTTTACAAAGCCAAGAACAAAGTGACGGGAGAAACTGTCGCTCTGAAGAAAATCAGGCTGGACAC gGAAACAGAGGGTGTACCAAGCACAGCCATCCGGGAGATATCGCTTCTCAAAGAACTCAGTCACCCAAATATTGTCAA ATTACGCGATGTTATCCACACCGAGAACAAGCTCTATCTTGTTTTTGAGTTTCTTCACCAGGATTTAAAAAAGTTTATGGACTCCTCCTCAGTCACTGGTATCCCACTGCCTCTAGTAAAG AGCTATCTTTTTCAGCTGCTGCAAGGCCTGGCTTTCTGCCACTCTCACAGGGTTCTCCATCGAGACCTGAAGCCCCAGAACCTCCTCATCAACGCCCAGGGTGAGATCAAGCTGGCTGACTTTGGCCTGGCAAGAGCCTTCGGAGTACCCGTCCGCGCATATACACATGAA GTGGTAACACTTTGGTACAGAGCCCCAGAAATTCTCCTGGGCTGCAAGTACTACTCCACAGCCGTTGACATCTGGAGTCTTGGATGTATCTTTGCTGAAATG GTCACCAGGAGGGCTTTGTTCCCCGGTGACTCGGAAATAGATCAGTTATTCCGAATCTTTCGTACTCTGGGGACGCCTGACGAGACCGTCTGGCCCGGAGTCACATCCATGCCTGACTACAAACCAACCTTCCCCAAGTGGGCTCGGCAGGATTTATCAAAAGTGGTGCCTCTTCTTGACGAAGATGGAAGAGAACTGCTCGGG GAAATGCTGAACTATGATCCAAACAAAAGGCTGTCTGCCAAAAATGCTCTTGTGCATCGATTTTTCCGTGATGTCTCCATGCCACTTCCCCACCTCAGACTCTGA
- the pmela gene encoding premelanosome protein a, translated as MKTLVLLVLAFATTISATRRRSHFTRYRSWNSRMYPVWNDGDPRFRNCWLGGNVTFDLKNDAPTLTGAKAGFTINLNFPPNQTVLPGGEVVWANNCTIDDKQYQEGQAVYPDQDTDWTGVFPDGTPFIRSQNRKPHYVFVWKTWGRYWQVADGPSSSLTIGTDNIPLGSYNMEVVIYHCRGRNRFIPLGYASTVFTITDQVPFTISLAQINDVNQNDQNFIQNQAIGFTVNIHDPSQYLNNAEISFTWDFGDNSGTLISREHTVTHTYIAAGTFKPQVVLMASIPNNCGNPTAAAPVDASAAPAVVVMASTQEAVPAVPVEGGDTIAVDVVASDATPVAASVQPADANTDDGEAAADADTEVVVVASVAPAAIDTAVVAANTAAPATEVEQEAADAEVVPAATVAPGAEEPADADTAAADDTAEVTVATEDVAVIDAAAAASVAPVAEGEEVEVVDTITVAPITDGATEEEAADGVEAVEATAAAADVALAETQAPADNVVAPAATEPTAVEEAVVNTEVEAVETENEVAATAAAAVEDEAAPAEGEVQIEMEADPAQVALVVAKRQAPELTADCMVYRYGSLATSVDVVQGIESVEIVQVANVVSLETALDQNAVDVTISCQGSLPSEVCTVISDADCITPVQTICNAASPSPDCQMILRQFFNDSGVFCLNVSLTNDVSLAMASARVSVSVASGGSPAGTAATVLGVMVLACVVCCIGLMYRRFKQYQPLREDRANNGGISAVTSVPLLLWNLLSRQSPGESRPLLQGRIV; from the exons aTGAAAACTTTGGTGCTGCTTGTTTTGGCATTTGCTACTACAATATCTGCAACCA GGCGGAGAAGTCACTTCACTCGTTATCGATCATGGAACTCACGCATGTACCCGGTGTGGAATGATGGAGACCCAAGATTCAGAAACTGCTGGTTGG GTGGTAACGTAACATTCGATCTCAAGAATGATGCCCCCACCCTGACTGGAGCAAAAGCGGGCTTCACTATTAATCTGAATTTCCCACCAAACCAGACGGTGCTCCCAGGCGGAGAGGTGGTCTGGGCAAATAACTGCACCATCGATG ATAAACAGTATCAGGAGGGTCAGGCTGTGTATCCAGACCAGGACACTGATTGGACCGGAGTTTTCCCCGACGGCACACCTTTCATCAGGAGCCAGAACAGGAAGCCCCactatgtgtttgtgtggaaaacATGGG GGCGTTACTGGCAGGTGGCAGATGGACCGTCCTCTTCACTCACCATCGGTACAGACAACATTCCCCTGGGCTCCTACAACATGGAAGTTGTCATCTATCACTGCCGTGGCAGAAACAGGTTTATCCCCCTCGGATATGCCTCTACAGTCTTCACCATCACAG ACCAGGTTCCATTTACCATATCTCTGGCCCAAATCAATGATGTAAATCAGAACGACCAGAACTTCATCCAGAACCAGGCTATTGGCTTTACCGTCAACATCCACGATCCCAGCCAGTACCTTAACAACGCAGAGATCAGCTTCACTTGGGACTTTGGTGACAACAGTGGAACTCTGATCTCCAGGGAGCACAcggtcacacacacatacattgcAGCTGGGACCTTCAAGCCTCAGGTGGTTCTGATGGCGAGCATCCCCAATAACTGTGGAAACCCCACTGCTG CCGCTCCTGTTGATGCCTCTGCTGCCCCAGCAGTAGTTGTTATGGCCTCCACCCAGGAAGCTGTCCCTGCTGTCCCAGTTGAAGGAGGAGATACAATCGCTGTTGATGTTGTCGCCTCAGACGCCACTCCAGTGGCTGCTTCTGTGCAGCCCGCAGACGCAAACACAGACGATGGAGAAGCGGCTGCTGATGCCGACACAGAGGTCGTGGTAGTTGCCTCGGTGGCCCCTGCAGCAATAGATACAGCCGTTGTTGCCGCCAACACTGCTGCTCCTGCCACAGAGGTAGAGCAGGAGGCAGCTGATGCAGAGGTGGTCCCTGCTGCCACCGTTGCACCAGGAGCCGAAGAGCCAGCAGATGCTGATACGGCTGCTGCAGATGATACTGCAGAGGTTACAGTTGCCACTGAAGATGTAGCTGTgattgatgctgctgctgctgcctcagtTGCCCCTGTTGCAGAAGGAGAAGAAGTCGAGGTGGTTGACACCATCACTGTTGCTCCCATCACAGATGGAGCTACAGAGGAAGAAGCTGCAGATGGTGTTGAAGCTGTAGaggctactgctgctgctgcagacgtTGCGCTAGCTGAAACACAAGCCCCTGCTGATAATGTTGTTGCGCCTGCTGCCACTGAGCCCACAGCTGTAGAAGAAGCTGTAGTTAATACAGAAGTGGAAGCAGTGGAAACTGAGAACGAAGTTGCAGctactgcagctgctgcag TTGAAGACGAGGCTGCGCCAGCCGAAGGTGAGGTTCAGATTGAAATGGAAGCAGATCCAGCTCAGGTTGCCCTCGTTGTGGCTAAACGACAAGCACCAGAGCTGACAGCTGACTGTATGGTCTACCGCTATGGCTCCCTCGCCACATCTGTTGATGTTGTTC AGGGTATCGAAAGTGTTGAGATTGTACAGGTGGCCAACGTTGTGTCACTGGAGACGGCGTTGGATCAGAATGCTGTGGACGTCACTATTTCCTGTCAGGGAAG TCTGCCAAGTGAAGTCTGCACTGTTATCTCTGATGCTGACTGTATCACGCCGGTGCAAACCATCTGTAATGCAGCCTCACCCTCTCCAGACTGTCAGATGATCCTTCGTCAGTTCTTCAATGACTCTGGAGTATTCTGCCTTAATGTCTCTCTGACTAATGATGTCAGTCTTGCCATGGCAAGTGCAAGAGTCAGTGTGTCAGTAG CCTCCGGTGGTTCACCAGCTGGAACTGCTGCTACGGTGCTCGGTGTTATGGTTCTCGCCTGTGTCGTCTGCTGTATTGGTTTGATGTACAG GCGTTTCAAGCAGTACCAGCCGCTGAGAGAAGACCGTGCTAATAATGGAGGCATCTCTGCAGTAACATCAGTGCCTTTGCTCTTGTGGAACTTGCTGAGTAGACAGTCACCAGGAGAGAGCCGTCCACTGCTTCAGGGAAGGATTGTGTGA
- the prph gene encoding peripherin has product MSHSSVHTSYRRTFGSPHSISLSSYTPVSSRMPVSSGRYMRSMSPVVTSRSTAFHQQRSRPSPQPPRLSYDKVDFTLAEAINQEFLTTRSNEKAELQELNDRFASFIEKVRYLEQQNGALQQELNQFKGQQQHGQPNRASELFQEELRELRRQMDAIGKERDQYQLERDNLAEDLTLLKQRLDEEAQKRADAENNLAAFRKDVDDATLSRLELERKIESLMDEIEFLKKIHDEEIQDVQVSVQTQQLKMEVDSSSRPDLTGALREIRAQYETIALKNMQESEEWYKSKFADLTESAKRNNDALRQAKQEANESRRQIQSLNCEIDALKNTNEALLRQMREIEDQFGNEAANYQDNIGRLEDEIRHLKEEMARHLREYQDLLNVKMALDIEIATYRKLLEGEESRISVPILNIGMSNHLGDYEKAPDSMGKRTVVIKTVETRDGEVLKESRREKDRDSGAIDKDDMDE; this is encoded by the exons ATGAGCCATTCTTCAGTGCATACCTCCTACAGGCGCACCTTTGGAAGCCCACACTCCATTTCGTTGTCCTCTTACACCCCCGTGTCCTCTCGAATGCCTGTTTCTTCGGGACGCTACATGCGTTCGATGTCACCTGTGGTGACATCCCGATCCACCGCCTTCCACCAACAGCGTTCCCGCCCTAGCCCCCAGCCCCCTCGCCTCTCCTATGACAAGGTGGACTTCACTCTGGCCGAAGCCATCAACCAGGAGTTCCTCACCACCCGCAGCAATGAGAAGGCCGAGCTGCAGGAGCTCAACGACCGCTTTGCCAGCTTCATTGAGAAGGTGCGATACCTGGAACAGCAGAATGGTGCATTGCAGCAGGAGCTCAACCAGTTCAAGGGCCAGCAGCAGCACGGGCAGCCCAACCGTGCATCTGAGCTCTTCCAGGAGGAGCTGAGGGAGCTGCGGCGCCAGATGGATGCTATCGGCAAAGAGAGGGACCAATACCAGCTGGAGAGGGATAACCTGGCAGAAGACTTGACCCTACTCAAGCAAAG GTTGGATGAAGAAGCCCAGAAGAGGGCAGATGCTGAGAATAACCTAGCTGCCTTCCGCAAG GATGTGGATGATGCCACACTGTCTCGTCTGGAGTTGGAGAGGAAGATTGAGTCTCTGATGGATGAGATTGAATTCCTAAAGAAAATCCACGATGAG GAAATCCAGGATGTACAAGTGAGCGTCCAGACCCAGCAGCTGAAGATGGAGGTGGACAGCAGCTCCAGGCCTGATCTAACTGGTGCTCTGAGGGAAATCAGAGCCCAATATGAAACCATTGCCTTAAAGAATATGCAAGAATCTGAGGAATGGTACAAGTCCAAG TTTGCTGATCTGACTGAGTCTGCAAAGCGCAACAATGATGCTCTGAGGCAGGCCAAGCAGGAGGCCAATGAGTCCAGGAGGCAGATTCAGTCTCTTAACTGTGAAATTGATGCACTGAAGAACACG aATGAAGCTCTGCTGAGGCAGATGCGTGAAATAGAGGACCAATTTGGCAATGAGGCAGCCAACTACCAAGATAATATAGGCAGGCTGGAGGATGAGATCCGCCACCTGAAGGAGGAAATGGCTCGCCACCTTCGCGAGTACCAGGATCTCCTCAATGTCAAGATGGCTCTGGACATTGAGATTGCCACTTACCGCAAACTGCTGGAGGGGGAGGAGAGCAG gaTTTCTGTTCCCATCCTCAATATTGGCATGAGCAATCACCTTGGAG ACTATGAAAAAGCTCCGGATAGCATGGGCAAGAGGACTGTCGTGATAAAGACAGTGGAGACTAGAGATGGCGAG GTGCTGAAGGAATCCAGGAGGGAGAAAGATAGAGATTCTGGTGCAATTGACAAGGATGACATGGATGAGTAG